The proteins below are encoded in one region of Nitrospira sp.:
- a CDS encoding alginate export family protein, with the protein MVLFMLSVRDPSLDSQPVLLRPSFIVPALILQCIISIRPALAEENGGQESQGGSFIEGTHKVLEKAGEAPKEVHKYTMEKLKRAQTTPWRETADQILINDSQVRWNRYIVALTNAPRWLDVGLHHRMRYENLTNNFRQGLPSDVDGGAFRTRLRFGLDWKMFRFFAEAQNSSDVGTSSALLGTINSSLFDQDRLLQAFIAIRLDNLFGAGLRADLHVGRMTFDFGSRRLIARNEFRNTTNTFNAVHWNLAQAQDWRIRAFIGKPVSDTFGVLVPVRDTLFWGTQYETRQHPWLNLDLYYFGINGGQNVDEERRFGTYGLRVFRYAAPGWWDYETEAAFQAGTKTGRDHFAHFEHAELGYTFNVPWRPRVALQYDYASGTVDPNGQSNQTFDTLFGARRFEYNPTGVFGPFFRSNISSPGVRAGFQPRADTSVSLKYRAWYLAQAKDAWVGSGLQDPTGASGNFLGQDLELRVSWQWITDPRLIEIEVGYDYFFKGSYVQRQAEIPGNPSAQNSEFFYIQTEMRF; encoded by the coding sequence ATGGTTCTCTTTATGCTTTCAGTACGCGATCCCAGTCTCGACTCTCAACCAGTTCTGCTCCGCCCGTCGTTTATCGTGCCGGCTCTCATTCTGCAATGTATCATCTCGATACGGCCGGCTTTGGCTGAAGAGAACGGCGGTCAAGAATCACAGGGCGGCTCGTTCATTGAAGGAACCCACAAGGTGCTTGAGAAAGCCGGTGAAGCTCCGAAGGAAGTTCACAAGTATACGATGGAAAAACTCAAGCGAGCGCAAACCACGCCGTGGCGGGAAACAGCGGACCAAATTCTGATCAACGACTCACAAGTCCGCTGGAATCGGTATATCGTGGCGTTGACGAATGCGCCCCGCTGGCTTGACGTGGGCCTGCATCACCGGATGCGCTACGAAAACCTCACCAACAATTTCCGCCAAGGACTGCCCTCGGATGTCGACGGCGGCGCGTTCCGTACGCGTCTGCGCTTCGGGCTCGACTGGAAGATGTTCCGGTTCTTCGCTGAGGCGCAGAACTCCTCCGATGTCGGCACCAGCTCAGCACTCCTTGGGACCATCAATTCCTCGCTGTTCGATCAAGACCGCCTCCTACAGGCATTTATCGCCATTCGACTCGACAATCTCTTCGGAGCCGGGTTACGCGCGGATCTGCACGTGGGCCGCATGACCTTCGACTTTGGAAGCCGGCGCTTGATTGCCAGAAACGAGTTTCGCAACACCACTAACACCTTCAACGCTGTCCATTGGAATCTGGCACAAGCCCAGGATTGGCGCATTCGGGCGTTCATCGGAAAGCCTGTTTCAGACACGTTTGGCGTGCTCGTCCCGGTCCGTGACACGCTGTTTTGGGGGACCCAATATGAGACCCGTCAGCATCCCTGGCTGAATCTCGATCTGTATTACTTCGGCATCAATGGCGGACAGAACGTCGATGAAGAGCGTAGGTTTGGAACCTATGGCCTGCGGGTATTCCGGTATGCCGCACCGGGCTGGTGGGACTATGAGACTGAGGCCGCATTTCAGGCGGGCACGAAAACCGGACGAGACCATTTCGCTCACTTCGAGCATGCCGAGCTCGGCTATACCTTTAATGTACCCTGGCGGCCCCGTGTCGCGCTTCAATACGACTATGCCAGCGGAACCGTCGATCCCAACGGACAATCAAACCAAACGTTTGACACGCTCTTTGGAGCGCGGCGGTTCGAATACAACCCGACTGGTGTCTTCGGCCCGTTTTTTCGATCCAACATCAGCTCTCCCGGCGTGCGGGCGGGATTTCAGCCCCGCGCCGACACGTCGGTCAGTCTGAAATACCGGGCCTGGTACCTTGCACAAGCGAAGGATGCCTGGGTCGGATCGGGTCTCCAGGATCCGACCGGAGCCTCGGGGAATTTCCTGGGGCAGGATCTCGAATTGCGTGTCTCGTGGCAATGGATCACCGACCCGAGGTTGATCGAGATCGAGGTGGGTTACGATTACTTCTTCAAAGGCTCATATGTTCAGCGTCAGGCTGAAATTCCCGGTAACCCATCGGCTCAAAACAGCGAGTTCTTCTACATCCAAACCGAAATGCGGTTCTGA
- a CDS encoding sulfatase, with protein sequence MMKTMFARSGRQWLNVCAGVFLLQALSAPAFAGADKPNILVIWGDDIGTWNISHNNRGVMGYRTPNIDRIAREGIAFTDYYGQQSCTAGRAAFIGGNVPVRTGMTKVGLPGAKEGWQKTDVTMATVMKSLGYVTGQFGKNHQGDRDEHLPTMHGFDEFFGNLYHLNAEEEPENRDYPKDLVLANGKTFLQQFGPRGVIRSKADGKGGQTIEDTGPLTKKRMETVDEETLAAAKEFIQRQHKAGRPFFTWWNATRMHFRTHVKDQHRGIAGPSGDDYHDGMVEHDGHVGELLSLLDELGITKDTIVFYSTDNGPHYNTWPDAGTTPFRSEKNSNWEGAYRVPAFVRWPGHFLSGVTLNGIVAHEDWLPTFAAAAGAPDVSQKLRAGVELNGRMYRNYLDGYNQLDYLSGKSKESPRKEFWYVNDDGQVVAARYTDWKVVFLENRGVAFGVWREPFTELRVPLLFNLRRDPFEKAQHNSNTYNDWFLDRPFVIVPIQGLAAKFLLTMKEYPPSQSPGSFNLSKIEEQLRTGGAH encoded by the coding sequence ATGATGAAAACAATGTTTGCACGAAGTGGCCGGCAATGGCTCAACGTCTGTGCGGGTGTGTTTCTCCTCCAGGCCCTTTCCGCACCTGCATTTGCCGGTGCCGACAAGCCCAACATTCTTGTCATTTGGGGCGATGATATCGGTACGTGGAATATCAGTCATAACAATCGCGGGGTGATGGGCTACCGCACACCGAACATCGACCGGATTGCCCGCGAAGGCATTGCCTTCACGGACTACTATGGTCAACAAAGCTGTACCGCCGGTCGTGCCGCATTTATCGGGGGCAACGTGCCGGTGCGCACCGGAATGACCAAGGTCGGATTGCCTGGAGCCAAGGAGGGCTGGCAAAAGACCGATGTGACCATGGCCACGGTGATGAAGAGTCTCGGCTACGTGACAGGCCAGTTCGGCAAAAACCATCAGGGTGATCGTGATGAACATCTGCCCACCATGCACGGGTTCGATGAGTTTTTCGGGAACCTCTATCACCTGAATGCTGAAGAAGAGCCGGAGAATCGGGATTACCCCAAAGACCTCGTCCTGGCCAACGGCAAGACCTTTCTTCAGCAGTTCGGTCCACGCGGCGTCATCCGGTCGAAGGCTGATGGAAAGGGTGGTCAGACGATCGAGGACACCGGTCCGCTCACCAAGAAGCGGATGGAAACGGTGGACGAAGAAACTCTGGCGGCCGCAAAGGAATTCATCCAGCGCCAGCATAAAGCCGGCAGACCCTTCTTCACCTGGTGGAATGCCACCCGCATGCACTTTCGCACGCATGTGAAGGACCAGCATCGCGGAATAGCCGGACCCTCCGGCGATGACTATCACGACGGCATGGTGGAGCACGACGGACACGTCGGCGAGCTGCTCAGCCTCTTGGATGAGTTGGGGATCACGAAGGATACCATCGTGTTCTACTCCACCGACAACGGTCCACACTACAATACCTGGCCGGATGCCGGGACCACACCATTCCGAAGCGAGAAGAACTCCAACTGGGAGGGCGCGTACCGCGTGCCGGCGTTTGTCCGTTGGCCCGGTCACTTTCTTTCGGGGGTGACGCTCAATGGGATCGTGGCGCATGAAGACTGGCTGCCGACGTTCGCGGCTGCCGCCGGGGCGCCGGATGTGTCCCAGAAGCTGAGAGCCGGAGTAGAGCTGAACGGACGCATGTATCGGAATTATCTCGACGGCTACAACCAGCTCGACTATCTCAGCGGAAAGTCGAAAGAGTCGCCACGCAAGGAATTCTGGTATGTGAACGACGACGGTCAGGTCGTGGCCGCGCGATACACGGATTGGAAAGTGGTGTTTCTGGAGAACCGTGGCGTGGCGTTTGGCGTCTGGCGCGAGCCGTTCACAGAACTGCGCGTGCCGCTCCTCTTCAATTTACGACGAGACCCCTTCGAGAAGGCTCAGCACAATTCGAACACCTATAACGACTGGTTCCTTGATCGCCCCTTTGTGATCGTGCCGATTCAAGGTTTGGCCGCCAAGTTTCTGTTAACCATGAAGGAATATCCGCCGAGTCAATCTCCCGGTTCCTTCAACCTGAGCAAGATTGAGGAGCAGTTGCGGACGGGGGGTGCCCATTAG
- the atsD gene encoding arylsulfatase, translating to MLREQGRCVRAAAIVALFGYTLMLGQAAEAGEKKSESSVGAGAQLPKPDPAFTGKIGKTYKDSTANYPQPIKAPKGAPNVLLILLDDVGFGMTSTFGGPVPTPNLDTLAKNGLKYTRFHTTALCSPTRAALLAGRNHHSVGTGVIIEMGTGYPGYTGIIPRSTALISEILRGNGYATAMFGKWHNTPEPEISPAGPFDRWPTGLGFDYFYGFNQGEAHQYYPTLYRNTVPVPPPATPEQGYHFTEDMTDETIAWTRNVRAANPDKPWFVYFSTGAVHAPHHVTKEWQDKFKGQFDHGWDKQRELTHAKQLEMGIIPEGTKLTPRPADIPAWDEVRADARKVYVRLMENYAAYMAHTDFHVGRLIESLEASGELDNTMVIYIVGDNGASAEGGLEGTFSELASLLGVQLGLESTINRLDEIGGPSSEPHVPVAWAWAMDAPFQWTKQVASHFGGTRNPMVIHWPKGIKAKGESRTQFHHVIDVVPTILEAAHLAAPKVVDGIQQKPIEGVSMAYTFENAKAKDRRTTQYFEMFTNRAIYHDGWVAASRFGVPWDTANRTGDFLNAPWELYHIDKDFSEADNLAAAQPAKLKELQDLFLEEAKKYDVLPLDSRMAERFDPKLRVGGQPPTSWTYFGNSVWLPEPVGPQLFPRGHSITAELTIPEDGVEGVVTCAGAFSAGWSLYVKDGKPNFRYTFFDLANVTIPGTVALPPGKVTLKTIFTPDGPQGGGTLRLFVDGAPAGEGRLKRSIFRHGLEPFEVGRDSITAVEPAYKDKGKFEFTGRIEKITFALE from the coding sequence ATGCTAAGAGAACAAGGGCGCTGTGTGCGAGCGGCTGCAATCGTCGCGCTGTTCGGCTACACCCTGATGTTGGGACAGGCCGCCGAGGCAGGTGAGAAGAAATCTGAGAGCAGTGTTGGGGCGGGTGCCCAATTGCCCAAACCCGATCCCGCGTTTACAGGGAAGATCGGCAAGACGTACAAGGACTCCACCGCCAACTATCCGCAGCCGATCAAGGCCCCGAAGGGAGCCCCGAACGTGCTGCTCATTCTGTTAGACGATGTCGGCTTCGGCATGACCTCTACGTTTGGTGGCCCGGTGCCGACCCCGAATTTGGATACGCTCGCAAAGAACGGATTGAAGTATACACGATTCCATACCACGGCGCTCTGCAGCCCAACCCGGGCCGCCTTGCTGGCCGGTCGCAATCACCACAGTGTCGGGACCGGTGTCATTATCGAAATGGGGACCGGATATCCCGGCTACACCGGCATTATTCCGAGAAGCACGGCGCTGATTTCGGAGATCTTGCGGGGCAACGGCTATGCCACGGCCATGTTCGGCAAGTGGCACAACACGCCGGAGCCGGAGATCAGTCCAGCCGGTCCGTTCGATCGCTGGCCCACCGGCTTGGGATTCGATTATTTCTACGGTTTCAACCAGGGTGAGGCCCATCAGTACTATCCGACGTTGTACCGGAATACGGTCCCTGTCCCGCCACCGGCGACCCCTGAGCAGGGGTACCACTTCACAGAGGACATGACCGACGAGACCATTGCGTGGACACGCAACGTGCGGGCGGCCAATCCTGACAAGCCGTGGTTCGTGTATTTCAGCACGGGGGCCGTCCATGCGCCGCACCACGTGACAAAGGAATGGCAGGACAAATTCAAGGGACAATTCGACCACGGCTGGGACAAGCAGCGGGAGCTGACGCATGCCAAACAATTGGAGATGGGGATCATCCCGGAGGGCACGAAGCTCACACCCCGACCGGCCGATATTCCGGCTTGGGACGAGGTGCGGGCCGACGCGCGGAAGGTGTATGTGCGCCTGATGGAAAACTATGCCGCCTACATGGCCCATACCGACTTTCATGTGGGCCGCTTGATCGAGAGCCTGGAAGCCTCAGGCGAGCTCGACAATACCATGGTCATCTACATTGTCGGGGACAACGGCGCGAGCGCCGAAGGAGGATTGGAAGGCACCTTTAGCGAACTGGCCAGTCTGCTCGGCGTGCAGCTGGGCCTCGAGAGCACGATCAATCGATTGGATGAGATCGGCGGCCCTTCGAGCGAACCGCACGTTCCGGTCGCCTGGGCCTGGGCCATGGATGCACCGTTCCAATGGACCAAGCAGGTGGCGAGCCACTTCGGGGGCACACGCAACCCGATGGTCATCCACTGGCCCAAAGGCATCAAGGCGAAAGGCGAGTCACGAACCCAATTTCATCATGTGATCGACGTGGTGCCGACCATCCTGGAGGCGGCTCACCTCGCGGCGCCGAAGGTCGTCGACGGCATCCAACAGAAGCCGATCGAGGGCGTCTCGATGGCGTATACCTTTGAGAACGCCAAAGCCAAAGACCGCCGAACCACACAATACTTCGAAATGTTCACCAACCGGGCGATCTACCACGACGGCTGGGTGGCGGCCAGCCGTTTCGGCGTTCCCTGGGATACAGCGAACCGCACGGGCGATTTTCTCAATGCACCGTGGGAGCTGTACCACATCGACAAAGACTTTAGCGAGGCCGACAACCTTGCCGCCGCGCAACCGGCGAAGTTGAAAGAGCTGCAGGACTTGTTTCTCGAAGAGGCGAAGAAGTACGACGTGCTGCCGCTCGATTCACGGATGGCCGAGCGGTTCGATCCAAAATTGAGGGTTGGTGGCCAACCGCCGACGAGTTGGACCTATTTTGGAAACTCCGTGTGGCTTCCGGAGCCCGTCGGCCCCCAGCTCTTCCCGCGGGGGCATAGTATCACGGCAGAGCTGACGATTCCCGAGGACGGAGTTGAGGGGGTCGTGACCTGTGCGGGCGCGTTCTCTGCGGGTTGGTCGCTGTATGTCAAAGATGGAAAGCCGAACTTCCGGTATACATTCTTTGACCTCGCCAATGTGACCATCCCCGGGACGGTGGCGTTGCCTCCTGGGAAGGTTACCCTCAAGACCATCTTTACGCCGGATGGACCACAAGGCGGGGGCACGCTCAGGCTCTTCGTCGACGGAGCACCGGCGGGGGAGGGACGGCTGAAACGGTCGATATTCCGTCATGGGCTCGAACCATTCGAAGTGGGCCGCGACTCGATCACCGCAGTCGAGCCCGCGTACAAGGACAAAGGGAAGTTCGAGTTTACCGGGCGGATCGAGAAAATCACGTTCGCTCTCGAGTGA
- a CDS encoding lipoprotein — translation MWKASLALALLVAFPVGCAPTKQARSVKTAGFLGDIYGSMHKGGDGEALMVYRNPKNATIPRGTYKKMLLDHIQVWGPPTTDVTKQKNAQRVADLFYALLYQELSKDYEMVALSGPGTLHVQAAITKADPTMVILRAVSTIPAPLNALAVASALKNLGTGKPLFVGEVSIEGKVSDAQTGEILAATVDDRVGRKRLDADAFDSWDDVYKALEYWSQLSRFRFCEARGSKECVAPKE, via the coding sequence ATGTGGAAAGCTTCGCTCGCGCTGGCCCTGCTCGTCGCGTTCCCAGTTGGGTGCGCTCCAACGAAACAGGCACGTTCCGTCAAAACCGCCGGATTCTTGGGCGACATCTACGGGTCCATGCACAAGGGTGGCGACGGAGAAGCGTTGATGGTCTATCGGAATCCAAAGAACGCGACGATCCCTCGCGGCACCTATAAGAAGATGTTGTTAGACCATATCCAGGTGTGGGGACCACCCACAACGGACGTCACGAAGCAGAAAAATGCCCAGCGTGTCGCCGATCTCTTTTACGCGCTCTTGTACCAGGAACTTTCCAAGGACTATGAAATGGTGGCTCTATCCGGTCCCGGCACACTCCACGTGCAAGCCGCGATTACCAAAGCCGACCCAACCATGGTCATCCTGCGGGCCGTCTCGACGATTCCCGCTCCCCTGAACGCCCTGGCCGTCGCTTCGGCTCTCAAAAACCTCGGGACCGGGAAGCCGCTGTTCGTCGGAGAGGTCTCCATCGAGGGCAAAGTGTCGGATGCACAAACGGGAGAGATTCTCGCCGCGACAGTCGACGACCGTGTCGGCAGGAAGCGGCTCGACGCGGACGCATTCGACTCGTGGGACGATGTTTACAAGGCGCTTGAGTACTGGTCGCAACTGTCCCGCTTCAGGTTCTGTGAAGCGCGTGGCAGTAAGGAGTGCGTGGCACCCAAGGAGTGA
- a CDS encoding carbohydrate porin, translating into MVVTVQPVSAQDGTDHPRQQGAADQSEGAGCAFCDLWIRPTLTGDWGGYRSRLQELGVTFISNITQFGFGIRGGINAPVPPPLTQGDRFAYTGRGDYSLHFDLEKIVHLPKGKLVVTAEQWWGDYGNVSLSTGAGAPAVFGAALPPTPNNQGVPYLTNFFLVQPLSKNLVVVAGKKVVVGEMDQDRFAGGNGTQQFMNQALVANPAFLLGLPYSSFIAGVVSPQKWGRMAVSFRDPEDRTTDTVGLSNLYSKGVIVAGEVTLKTNLFGLPGDQHVGVIWKRFDQRNLNLLLSPPPEYPNIGGASSPTLSQGYTVFYGFDQFVMRYSDDEERGWGVFGRVSLSDGNPTPVRYFLSAGIGGDSPFKWNRGDTFGLGWYYTGASTEFGPVPQNLFGIRNGTGVELFYNFQATPWLIVTPDLQYIRPGAGAIADEAFLFGLRVNVKL; encoded by the coding sequence ATGGTGGTCACCGTACAGCCGGTGTCTGCACAAGATGGCACCGATCATCCGCGTCAGCAGGGAGCAGCCGACCAGTCGGAAGGTGCAGGCTGCGCGTTCTGCGATCTGTGGATTCGTCCTACCCTGACAGGTGATTGGGGCGGGTATCGATCCCGTCTGCAGGAACTTGGGGTTACGTTCATCAGTAACATCACACAGTTTGGCTTTGGGATCCGAGGCGGTATTAACGCCCCGGTTCCGCCACCTTTAACCCAAGGGGACAGGTTTGCGTACACGGGACGCGGCGATTACAGTTTACACTTTGACCTTGAAAAGATCGTCCATTTGCCCAAAGGCAAGCTGGTGGTCACTGCGGAACAGTGGTGGGGAGATTACGGAAACGTCTCGCTGTCAACGGGGGCGGGGGCACCGGCTGTGTTCGGGGCCGCCCTTCCGCCGACGCCGAACAACCAGGGTGTTCCGTACCTCACCAACTTCTTTTTGGTGCAACCGTTGTCGAAAAATCTAGTCGTGGTCGCCGGTAAGAAAGTCGTGGTCGGCGAGATGGACCAGGACCGCTTTGCCGGCGGCAACGGTACACAACAGTTTATGAACCAGGCACTCGTGGCAAATCCGGCGTTTTTATTAGGGCTCCCCTATAGTTCCTTCATAGCGGGCGTTGTCAGCCCACAGAAGTGGGGCCGGATGGCCGTTTCCTTCCGCGATCCCGAGGACCGAACGACGGACACCGTCGGGCTGAGCAACCTCTATTCGAAGGGCGTCATTGTGGCTGGTGAAGTGACACTCAAGACCAATCTTTTTGGTCTGCCCGGTGACCAACACGTCGGAGTCATTTGGAAGCGTTTCGACCAGAGAAATCTCAATCTTCTCCTGTCGCCGCCTCCGGAGTACCCGAACATAGGGGGTGCTTCATCACCGACCCTCTCCCAGGGGTATACGGTGTTTTATGGATTCGACCAATTCGTCATGCGGTATTCTGACGATGAGGAGCGCGGATGGGGGGTTTTCGGGCGTGTCTCATTGAGTGACGGGAATCCGACTCCGGTCAGGTATTTTCTCAGCGCCGGTATCGGCGGCGACAGCCCGTTTAAGTGGAATCGTGGCGATACGTTCGGCCTGGGCTGGTACTACACCGGCGCCAGCACCGAGTTCGGTCCGGTTCCACAGAACTTGTTCGGGATTCGGAACGGGACTGGCGTGGAGTTGTTCTACAATTTTCAAGCCACGCCATGGCTCATTGTCACGCCCGACCTCCAATACATCCGACCCGGGGCGGGGGCGATCGCCGATGAGGCGTTCCTATTCGGATTGCGCGTCAACGTGAAACTGTAA
- a CDS encoding hypothetical protein (possible pseudo, frameshifted) produces MALGGYRSGGDDLMQPMCCARHHLSATETLQPRVKNGREKKARRFGCNFAVVAVGFRQPFLRGVIMCVRRAVLGVFLWALVGFVWLTVGEVSMSRAAETGGAQSQSESGRPEQTPEQAAGGFRNMMRIKSACEADARRFCPDVKPGGGRILQCLRQHDAELAPGCREAVAPPAHKP; encoded by the coding sequence GTGGCGTTAGGCGGCTACCGTTCGGGGGGGGACGACCTCATGCAGCCGATGTGCTGCGCGAGGCATCATCTCAGCGCGACCGAAACGTTGCAGCCCCGTGTCAAGAATGGGCGCGAAAAGAAAGCACGTCGCTTCGGTTGTAATTTCGCGGTGGTGGCGGTAGGCTTCCGACAGCCATTTCTGAGAGGTGTGATCATGTGTGTTCGACGAGCGGTGCTCGGCGTATTCCTCTGGGCTCTCGTGGGATTCGTCTGGCTCACTGTGGGGGAAGTCTCGATGTCGCGGGCTGCCGAGACAGGCGGAGCGCAGTCTCAGAGTGAATCCGGGCGGCCTGAGCAAACGCCCGAACAAGCGGCCGGCGGATTCAGAAACATGATGCGGATCAAGAGTGCCTGCGAGGCCGATGCCAGACGGTTTTGTCCTGACGTGAAGCCGGGCGGCGGGCGCATTCTCCAGTGCCTGCGCCAGCATGACGCCGAACTCGCACCGGGTTGCCGCGAGGCGGTGGCTCCGCCGGCGCACAAGCCGTAA
- a CDS encoding MexE family multidrug efflux RND transporter periplasmic adaptor subunit, translated as MKPLATTRSTLHQFVLSWSLLPGLLLSVLSACDRKEADSAPVPEVFVTEVVQRDVPIYAEGIGTTAGNVDAQIRAKVQGYLLSRHYTEGAFVKAGDILFKIDPRPYQASFDQMKGELARAEAAYKKTQLDVARDTPLVKQGAVSQKELDDSVQANEANKAAVFSARANLEKAKLSLDWSNITAPVDGVAGIANAQIGDLIMENTVMTTVSQVDPIKVLFPISEKMYLRFAERIQIGAANPDLARAGGMKLELILADGSVHPHRGKAALPDRQIDVKTGTITIVSYFPNPGNILRPGQYARVRAEVEKHNGALLVPQRAVQELQGTYRVAVVDPDNRVAIRPVTTGPRVGQDWIITQGLSAGDKIVVEGLQKIRSGQMVAPKELSEALSASPSASPAPSPPSGT; from the coding sequence GTGAAGCCCTTGGCGACGACACGATCGACACTCCACCAGTTCGTCCTTTCATGGAGCCTGCTTCCCGGGCTCCTCCTCAGCGTTCTCTCCGCCTGTGACCGGAAGGAAGCCGATTCGGCTCCCGTGCCGGAAGTCTTCGTGACGGAAGTCGTTCAGCGTGACGTGCCTATCTATGCCGAAGGGATCGGCACCACGGCCGGCAACGTGGATGCACAGATCCGAGCCAAGGTACAGGGGTACCTCCTGTCCCGGCACTACACGGAGGGAGCGTTCGTCAAAGCGGGCGATATCCTGTTCAAAATCGATCCGAGACCGTACCAGGCCTCGTTCGACCAGATGAAGGGCGAGTTGGCGCGTGCCGAAGCCGCCTACAAGAAGACCCAACTCGATGTGGCGCGGGACACACCGTTGGTCAAGCAAGGGGCCGTCAGTCAGAAGGAACTCGACGATTCCGTTCAAGCGAACGAAGCCAACAAGGCGGCCGTGTTCTCCGCCCGCGCGAATCTCGAAAAGGCCAAGCTCAGCCTCGATTGGAGCAACATCACCGCACCGGTCGACGGCGTGGCCGGAATTGCCAACGCTCAGATCGGCGACCTGATCATGGAAAATACAGTGATGACCACGGTCTCTCAGGTGGATCCGATCAAAGTCCTCTTCCCGATCAGCGAAAAAATGTATCTGCGATTCGCGGAGCGGATCCAAATTGGGGCTGCGAACCCCGATCTGGCACGAGCCGGAGGCATGAAGCTCGAACTGATCCTGGCAGACGGCAGCGTCCATCCACACCGTGGGAAGGCGGCGTTGCCGGACCGGCAGATCGATGTGAAGACCGGGACGATTACGATCGTCAGTTACTTTCCCAATCCGGGCAACATCTTGAGACCCGGCCAGTATGCCAGGGTACGGGCTGAGGTCGAAAAGCACAACGGGGCGTTACTCGTGCCGCAGCGTGCTGTCCAAGAATTGCAAGGTACCTATCGGGTGGCCGTGGTGGACCCGGACAATCGTGTGGCGATTCGGCCCGTGACCACCGGACCGCGTGTCGGTCAAGATTGGATCATCACCCAGGGATTGTCGGCCGGCGACAAGATCGTCGTGGAAGGACTTCAGAAAATCAGAAGCGGCCAGATGGTGGCTCCAAAAGAACTGTCCGAGGCTCTCTCGGCTTCGCCTTCTGCTTCTCCCGCTCCAAGCCCCCCCTCCGGAACCTGA